In bacterium, the genomic window TAAGATTTCTTTATAAACTGGGATAAGATTGCCTTGTTTCGCTTTTTCACGAAACTCAGCTAACGATGGATATATCATAACAATTAACCACAGAGACCGCAGAGAAAAACTGAATAAATATATCTTTTACATTCTATTTTTCTCTGTTGTTCTCAGTATCCTCTGTGGTTCTATTTTTTATATACTTTCTTCTCATCAAACACTTTTTCGCCGCATTCAACGCAGGTATCTTTCTCTACTTTCCGGAAAAAACAGGAACGATATCCGGTATGACATGCACCACCGATTTGTTCGACTTTAATCAAAACCGCATCGCCATCGCAATCGATATATACCTCTTTCACTTTCTGAATATGCCCAGAAGTTTCTCCTTTCCGCCATAGTTTCTGCCGTGACCGGCTGTAAAAACAAGTCTTACCATCCGTTAAAGTTTCAACTAGCGCTTCTTGATTCATATATGCAACCATTAAA contains:
- the hisI gene encoding phosphoribosyl-AMP cyclohydrolase, with the protein product MKEILNQIKFDEKGLVCVIIQDANNNEVLMVAYMNQEALVETLTDGKTCFYSRSRQKLWRKGETSGHIQKVKEVYIDCDGDAVLIKVEQIGGACHTGYRSCFFRKVEKDTCVECGEKVFDEKKVYKK